From the genome of Spirochaetota bacterium, one region includes:
- a CDS encoding glycine--tRNA ligase subunit alpha, producing the protein MYFQDVLSTLKEFWAEKGCVIREGWDLEVGAGTFNPDTFLRVIGKKPWNVAYVEPCRRPTDGRYGQNPNRLGFYYQFQVIMKPSPINIQEMYLESLERLGINTKEHDIRFVHDDWESPTLGAWGLGWEVWLDGMEITQFTYFQAVGGIELYPIPVEITYGSERITMYLQDVDNVFDIKWNKDVKYGDLQKYFEYEYSVYNFELSDTSLYFELFNKFEKEAKRLIEAKLIFPAYDLVMKCSHTFNMLDARNAISITERANYIARVRELASMCARLWNELEESKR; encoded by the coding sequence ATGTATTTTCAAGATGTGTTATCTACGCTGAAGGAGTTTTGGGCGGAGAAGGGATGTGTAATCAGAGAAGGATGGGACTTGGAAGTAGGAGCTGGAACTTTCAATCCTGATACATTCTTAAGAGTTATTGGTAAGAAGCCTTGGAATGTTGCTTATGTGGAGCCTTGTAGAAGACCAACTGATGGTAGATACGGTCAGAACCCAAACAGACTCGGTTTTTACTATCAATTCCAAGTGATAATGAAACCTTCACCGATAAACATACAGGAGATGTATCTTGAGAGCCTTGAGAGGCTTGGAATAAACACGAAAGAGCACGATATCAGGTTCGTCCATGACGACTGGGAATCTCCTACTCTAGGGGCTTGGGGTCTTGGATGGGAAGTATGGCTTGATGGAATGGAGATAACTCAATTCACTTACTTCCAAGCAGTTGGTGGAATAGAACTTTACCCTATACCAGTTGAGATTACTTACGGTTCAGAAAGAATAACTATGTATCTTCAGGATGTTGATAATGTGTTTGATATTAAATGGAATAAAGATGTCAAGTATGGAGACCTTCAGAAATACTTTGAATACGAATATTCTGTGTATAACTTTGAGCTTTCAGATACTTCACTATACTTTGAACTATTCAACAAGTTTGAGAAAGAAGCGAAAAGATTAATAGAAGCAAAACTAATATTCCCTGCTTACGACCTAGTTATGAAGTGTTCCCATACCTTCAATATGCTTGATGCAAGGAATGCTATTAGCATAACCGAGAGAGCAAACTACATAGCAAGAGTTAGAGAACTCGCAAGTATGTGTGCAAGACTTTGGAATGAACTAGAAGAAAGTAAGAGATAA